The Nostoc sp. 'Lobaria pulmonaria (5183) cyanobiont' genome window below encodes:
- a CDS encoding peptidylprolyl isomerase: protein MTEAIQIGNRTITASELISLLASYQMLPQLQRELIIDEAIEQNSRSAKVAIECTPEEVAQAKQQFFTEKQFKNEEDIQAWMAHQGLTLEQLEVLTTRKLKIEKFKQATWGNKLESYFFQSKAKLDKVIYSLLRTQDVGIAQELYFRIQAKENSFADLAREYSLGPEAQTGGLVGPIELNALHPVMVQMLSSSQPGQILPPTRIADWFVILRLEKFISAQLDEFMKVRLLNELFETWLQEQQKQIMSAPRPDTGTGLQGEAAQPLT, encoded by the coding sequence ATGACTGAAGCGATCCAAATCGGTAATCGTACAATCACAGCTAGTGAACTGATTTCCTTACTGGCAAGTTATCAAATGCTGCCACAGTTGCAGCGCGAATTAATCATTGATGAGGCGATAGAGCAAAACTCACGCTCCGCCAAGGTCGCAATAGAGTGTACACCTGAGGAAGTAGCCCAAGCTAAACAGCAGTTTTTCACTGAAAAACAGTTCAAAAATGAAGAAGACATCCAGGCTTGGATGGCACATCAAGGACTGACTCTTGAGCAACTAGAAGTTCTTACCACTCGTAAGCTTAAAATTGAAAAATTCAAGCAAGCTACTTGGGGTAATAAACTAGAATCTTACTTTTTTCAGTCCAAGGCAAAACTAGACAAAGTAATTTATTCCCTGCTGCGAACCCAGGATGTGGGAATTGCCCAAGAACTTTACTTCCGGATTCAAGCAAAAGAAAACTCTTTTGCTGACTTGGCGCGTGAATATTCACTTGGGCCAGAAGCCCAAACAGGAGGCTTGGTAGGCCCGATTGAACTGAATGCACTACATCCGGTAATGGTGCAAATGCTATCTAGCAGTCAACCAGGTCAAATATTGCCCCCTACCCGCATTGCCGACTGGTTCGTGATTTTGCGGCTGGAAAAATTTATCTCCGCACAACTGGATGAATTTATGAAGGTACGACTACTGAATGAACTCTTTGAAACCTGGCTACAAGAACAGCAAAAGCAAATCATGTCTGCACCACGACCAGATACGGGGACGGGACTACAGGGAGAAGCTGCTCAACCTTTAACCTAA